A window of Methanolobus sediminis contains these coding sequences:
- a CDS encoding alpha/beta hydrolase, translating into MKKHDLLIDNIPAVLWGKDSSKLFVAVHGNMSHKKDTPISILSEEAVPLGYQVLSFDLPQHGDRIDETTPCKVQNCVSNLCKIMDYAQANANEISLFACSIGAYFSLLACKEISLHQCLFLSPVVNMERIIENMMTWFNISEEQLKTEEEIPTPAGQTLYWDYYCYVKENPVLRWNSPTALLYGKEDNICEYDIVSSFSNKFNCNLEVMENGEHYFHTPDQLSYYRQWLSEHLCKL; encoded by the coding sequence ATGAAAAAACACGACCTACTAATCGACAACATCCCGGCTGTTTTATGGGGAAAAGACAGCTCAAAGCTGTTTGTTGCGGTCCATGGGAACATGTCACACAAAAAAGACACTCCTATTTCTATTCTTTCTGAAGAAGCAGTTCCCTTAGGTTATCAGGTACTTAGTTTTGACCTGCCACAGCATGGAGACAGAATAGATGAAACGACACCTTGCAAAGTTCAGAACTGTGTCAGTAACCTTTGTAAAATCATGGACTATGCACAAGCAAATGCTAACGAAATTAGCTTGTTTGCTTGCAGTATAGGAGCATATTTCAGTCTGCTTGCCTGTAAGGAGATTTCCTTGCACCAGTGCCTGTTCCTTTCTCCGGTTGTCAACATGGAACGTATAATTGAAAATATGATGACATGGTTCAATATCAGCGAAGAACAATTGAAGACTGAGGAGGAAATCCCCACGCCAGCGGGACAAACACTGTACTGGGATTACTATTGCTATGTAAAAGAGAATCCAGTTCTTCGATGGAATAGTCCTACTGCACTCCTTTATGGAAAAGAAGATAACATTTGCGAATACGATATTGTGAGTTCCTTTTCAAATAAATTCAATTGCAATCTGGAAGTAATGGAAAACGGCGAACATTACTTTCATACACCAGATCAGCTCAGCTATTACAGACAATGGTTATCAGAACATCTTTGCAAGTTGTGA
- a CDS encoding mechanosensitive ion channel family protein: MAKKTPRTGLIYVKSKLVHKSLNTFFMFFVFLTAVALGIIAVDEHQIFDVPDVLIGVLTALVVIFLSYAIATLFTKITVNRFLNYFEELGEIEERILMGKMYLWFVYLIATLVVFSYFGGTVSNIALFLGLITTGFAFAIRDIILSYFIWFILLTKKPFKIGDYIRVGEDDYLEGQVKHIGLFYVVMSPMPEMSEDYFKIPNKVFLEKPIKNYGRGKFRNEFDMYFGMDEVPENLPAKIEFLKEKVWNSLDISVNFFLGADRDGVKITVYYKSTFDRKEQIRHQITSMMLNELMPVGN; encoded by the coding sequence ATGGCTAAAAAGACACCACGAACTGGACTGATTTATGTGAAATCAAAACTGGTTCACAAATCATTGAACACTTTTTTTATGTTCTTTGTGTTTCTCACAGCCGTTGCTCTGGGAATTATTGCTGTTGATGAACATCAGATATTTGATGTTCCTGATGTGTTGATCGGGGTTCTGACGGCACTTGTGGTAATTTTCCTTTCATATGCCATTGCAACCCTTTTTACAAAAATTACCGTGAATCGTTTCCTTAATTACTTTGAGGAATTAGGAGAAATTGAAGAGCGTATACTCATGGGTAAGATGTACCTGTGGTTTGTATATCTTATTGCGACACTGGTGGTTTTTTCATATTTCGGTGGCACAGTGAGTAACATCGCTCTCTTCCTTGGTCTGATTACCACGGGTTTTGCGTTCGCTATCAGGGATATCATTCTCTCATATTTCATCTGGTTCATTCTGCTGACCAAAAAGCCATTCAAGATAGGTGATTACATAAGGGTAGGCGAAGACGATTATCTTGAGGGGCAGGTGAAACACATTGGACTTTTCTATGTGGTTATGAGTCCGATGCCGGAAATGTCTGAAGATTATTTCAAGATACCAAACAAGGTTTTCCTTGAAAAACCCATTAAGAATTATGGCAGGGGCAAATTCAGAAATGAATTTGATATGTACTTTGGTATGGATGAGGTTCCGGAAAATCTGCCTGCAAAGATCGAGTTCCTTAAAGAAAAAGTGTGGAATAGCCTTGATATAAGCGTGAACTTTTTCCTTGGTGCAGACCGCGACGGTGTGAAGATTACCGTATACTATAAGTCCACTTTTGATCGCAAGGAGCAGATAAGACACCAGATTACAAGTATGATGCTTAATGAGCTCATGCCAGTTGGTAATTAA
- a CDS encoding aspartate aminotransferase family protein, with product MSSKDTIEIEDKYFAPFFVKQKISIEMGEGVYVWDEEGRRYLDFTAGWGVTCIGHANPVITNALVDQGSKIIQNPNSGLTYSPARARLLSLLTEVLPSHLTRIFFTNSGAETNDAAIKLARKVTGRPEIVSTYQSFHGRTISTASATGQAKNRDRYNPLMPNYRFVPYNDLSAMEEALDESVAAVIIEPIQGEGGIRIPSEEYLAGVSDLCKKNGILLIMDEIQTGFFRTGPAFVTGGYNVKADFLTMAKGIAGGFPFGAFAMSEEVAEKLEIGDHGGTYCGNPLGCAVSYAVVKYLLDNNISENVEKLGKLALSHMKEWQDSYGDVVIDVRGKGLLIMIDFKDQDVCTKVKDECQEKGLLVTQTQGIGIRIFPALNITEDEIMEGLQIMENAIASVVKNSI from the coding sequence ATGTCTAGCAAAGACACAATTGAAATAGAAGACAAGTATTTTGCACCATTCTTCGTGAAACAGAAAATCTCCATCGAGATGGGTGAGGGAGTTTATGTATGGGACGAAGAAGGAAGAAGATATCTTGACTTCACAGCCGGCTGGGGTGTGACATGTATAGGTCATGCAAATCCGGTAATCACTAATGCTCTGGTAGATCAGGGAAGCAAGATTATCCAGAATCCCAATTCAGGACTTACATATTCACCGGCACGAGCACGTTTGCTGTCACTTCTTACAGAAGTTCTTCCTTCTCACCTGACAAGGATATTTTTCACAAATAGCGGAGCTGAGACTAACGATGCTGCAATCAAGCTTGCCCGAAAGGTGACAGGCAGGCCGGAGATAGTATCAACTTACCAGAGTTTCCACGGACGTACAATTAGTACCGCATCAGCCACAGGCCAGGCTAAGAACAGGGACAGGTATAATCCTCTGATGCCCAATTACCGCTTTGTTCCATACAATGACCTGAGTGCAATGGAGGAAGCTCTTGATGAGAGTGTTGCAGCAGTTATTATCGAGCCGATCCAGGGTGAGGGTGGTATTCGTATACCTTCCGAAGAGTATCTGGCAGGTGTCAGTGACCTGTGTAAAAAGAATGGCATTCTGCTTATCATGGATGAGATACAGACTGGTTTTTTCAGGACAGGGCCTGCTTTTGTCACAGGCGGATACAACGTAAAAGCTGATTTCCTGACAATGGCAAAGGGAATTGCAGGCGGCTTCCCATTCGGTGCTTTTGCAATGTCCGAAGAGGTTGCAGAGAAACTTGAGATTGGCGACCATGGTGGTACTTACTGTGGAAATCCTCTTGGTTGTGCTGTTTCCTATGCGGTTGTGAAATACCTTCTTGACAACAATATCTCTGAGAATGTGGAGAAACTGGGTAAGTTGGCTTTGAGTCATATGAAAGAATGGCAGGATTCATATGGAGATGTAGTTATCGATGTCCGTGGAAAAGGTCTTCTTATAATGATCGATTTCAAGGATCAGGATGTCTGTACGAAGGTCAAGGATGAATGCCAGGAAAAAGGTTTGCTTGTAACACAGACTCAGGGCATTGGAATAAGGATATTCCCGGCTTTGAATATAACTGAAGATGAGATTATGGAAGGCTTGCAGATAATGGAAAATGCAATTGCAAGTGTTGTGAAGAATAGCATTTGA
- a CDS encoding diacylglycerol/polyprenol kinase family protein, whose translation MAPRSFKDEILRKAFHLASVAIVLVYYFFGKTIVLYFMASYLVIVLIIEHLRLDRGCKLPFVNHLLRREEETSIAGHIYFTLGAIVAVSIFSENVAYAALLMATFGDMSAALIGKKFGRRRIFRNSKSLEGCIAEFIVDLVIGYVLLSNPGIALIMAFVATAVETGFEKIDDNLAIPVFSGFAGELMVMLTAYMNL comes from the coding sequence ATGGCACCCAGAAGTTTCAAAGACGAGATATTGCGCAAGGCCTTTCACCTTGCATCCGTTGCTATCGTTCTGGTCTACTACTTTTTCGGAAAAACAATTGTTCTCTACTTCATGGCATCCTATCTTGTCATCGTCCTAATCATCGAGCACCTGCGCCTGGACCGTGGATGCAAATTACCCTTCGTGAATCACCTCCTACGTAGGGAGGAAGAGACATCAATTGCAGGACACATTTACTTCACACTCGGTGCTATCGTAGCAGTCTCCATCTTCAGTGAGAATGTTGCCTATGCAGCCCTACTCATGGCAACCTTTGGAGACATGAGTGCAGCACTGATTGGCAAAAAGTTTGGCAGGAGAAGAATATTCAGAAATAGTAAATCCCTTGAAGGATGCATTGCCGAATTCATTGTAGACCTTGTTATTGGCTACGTCTTACTTTCAAACCCGGGAATTGCACTTATTATGGCATTTGTTGCCACTGCTGTGGAAACCGGCTTTGAGAAAATAGATGATAACCTTGCAATTCCCGTGTTCTCGGGCTTTGCAGGAGAATTAATGGTGATGCTTACAGCCTATATGAACCTGTAG
- the pscS gene encoding O-phospho-L-seryl-tRNA:Cys-tRNA synthase — translation MELDDSILSKFGFIARGPKDAINIDPLQTGGKLTEDARKALVEWGDGYSVCDFCGGVLDLIKKPPIEEFVHTALPAFLDTDAVRITHGARESKFAVMHSIAQEGDYVVLDGLAHYSSFVAAQRARLNIKTVPHSGSPEYKTDVEAYATAIEEVISETGKAPALAQVTYPDGSYGNLADVKRISDICHSYDVPLMLNGAYSVGRMPIHAKKMGVDFVVGSGHKSMASSGPIGVLGVKEDYADIVFRKSPTHKVKEVELLGCTARGATVMTMIASFPDVVRRTQNWDNEVADARWFSAKLEDMGIMQMGDKPHNHDLMFFEAPVFYDISQTAKKGRYFLYKELKQRNIHGIKSGLTKYFKLSTFQVGRENLSYVADSFQEIIDKYQK, via the coding sequence ATGGAACTTGATGATTCTATTCTTAGTAAATTCGGGTTTATCGCACGTGGTCCGAAAGACGCGATAAATATTGATCCGTTGCAGACAGGCGGAAAACTCACAGAAGACGCCCGCAAGGCACTTGTTGAATGGGGGGACGGATACTCGGTCTGTGATTTCTGTGGTGGTGTCCTTGACCTTATCAAAAAACCTCCAATTGAGGAGTTTGTTCATACCGCATTGCCTGCATTTCTTGATACGGATGCCGTGAGGATAACCCACGGTGCAAGGGAATCCAAGTTTGCAGTCATGCATTCCATTGCTCAGGAAGGCGATTATGTTGTACTTGACGGGCTTGCTCACTACTCATCATTTGTTGCTGCGCAGCGTGCAAGGCTGAATATAAAGACCGTTCCGCACAGTGGAAGTCCTGAATACAAAACAGATGTTGAAGCTTATGCTACTGCTATTGAAGAGGTCATAAGTGAAACTGGTAAAGCTCCTGCACTGGCTCAGGTCACATATCCTGACGGAAGTTACGGTAACCTTGCAGATGTGAAGAGAATTTCCGATATCTGCCACAGCTATGATGTGCCTCTTATGCTCAACGGAGCTTATTCTGTGGGCAGGATGCCTATCCATGCTAAGAAGATGGGTGTTGATTTCGTAGTTGGAAGCGGTCATAAGTCAATGGCTTCATCCGGTCCCATAGGTGTGCTTGGTGTAAAGGAAGACTATGCTGACATAGTTTTCAGAAAATCCCCGACTCATAAAGTAAAAGAGGTCGAGCTTCTCGGATGTACTGCAAGAGGTGCAACCGTGATGACAATGATTGCATCTTTCCCAGATGTTGTACGCAGGACACAGAACTGGGACAATGAGGTTGCAGATGCACGCTGGTTCTCAGCCAAGCTTGAGGATATGGGCATCATGCAGATGGGTGACAAACCACACAACCATGACCTTATGTTCTTCGAGGCTCCTGTGTTCTATGATATTTCACAGACAGCAAAGAAGGGCAGGTATTTCCTTTACAAGGAGTTGAAGCAGCGTAATATCCATGGTATCAAGTCAGGACTTACCAAGTACTTCAAGCTCAGTACTTTCCAAGTTGGCAGGGAGAATCTATCATATGTTGCAGATTCTTTCCAGGAAATTATCGATAAGTACCAGAAATGA